Proteins found in one Desulfobacterales bacterium genomic segment:
- a CDS encoding N-acetyltransferase codes for MDYIDIPPDPGQLPETGDSKIDKIPFDARGDSDYPVRKARVADVRGILTLVNSFAASNLMLARGPQYIYENIRDFVVAVDDRRKSPDYPAGQSSPLIIACGSLHVLWENIAEIRSTAIHLDYQHKGLGRKLIDHMKIEAAELGINMLFTWTLAEDFFKQLGFKRKGKEELSQKVWGECSRCPKYFKCDEVGMVLEI; via the coding sequence ATGGACTATATTGACATTCCGCCGGACCCGGGCCAGCTTCCGGAGACCGGGGATTCGAAAATTGATAAAATCCCCTTCGACGCCAGGGGAGACAGCGACTATCCCGTTCGAAAGGCCAGAGTAGCGGATGTCCGGGGCATTTTAACGCTGGTAAACAGTTTTGCCGCCTCTAATCTCATGCTGGCCAGGGGGCCGCAGTACATCTATGAGAACATCAGGGATTTTGTGGTCGCCGTGGACGATCGGCGCAAGTCTCCGGATTATCCGGCCGGGCAATCATCCCCCCTGATTATCGCTTGCGGCAGCTTACATGTGCTCTGGGAAAACATCGCGGAAATACGCTCTACGGCCATTCACCTGGACTACCAGCATAAGGGCCTGGGAAGAAAGCTCATCGATCACATGAAAATAGAGGCTGCGGAACTCGGCATCAACATGTTGTTTACCTGGACACTGGCGGAAGATTTCTTTAAACAACTCGGTTTCAAACGCAAAGGAAAAGAAGAGCTTTCTCAAAAGGTCTGGGGGGAATGCAGCCGGTGCCCCAAATATTTCAAGTGCGACGAAGTGGGCATGGTCCTGGAAATTTGA
- the argH gene encoding argininosuccinate lyase has translation MKKPWGGRFREATRSSVEGFTESLSFDHRLHPYDIQGSIAHAGMLGKAGLIGVNEAQTIITGLKAVAEDIENGRVVFDPAFEDIHMLIEHLLTEKIGPVGKKLHTARSRNDQVATDIRLWLKDVGANLSSRLRKLQKAFLDCAIANEHLIMPGFTHLQHAQPVGVAFYLLAFLEKFDRDISRIEDCLKRADVLPLGACALAGTTLNIDRNMVAAALNFQQVSRNSMDSVSDRDFLIEYALDLSLIATHISNFCEDMIIWASAEYAFITIDDGYCTGSSIMPQKKNPDVHELLRGKTARVHAALYALLTLMKGLPQAYNRDMQEDKERIFDAHDTVFASVSILTELIAHTHFNQGRLLDSTQKGFMEATALAEHLVAKGVFFRDAHHVAGELVRLAESEKKTLAALTLADMRKVSPAIDSDVFAVLSCEKILDRVSSAGGTGWAEIKTNLNYWEKRLAAPARNS, from the coding sequence ATGAAAAAACCATGGGGGGGGCGATTTCGGGAAGCCACCCGGTCCTCAGTGGAGGGTTTCACGGAGTCGCTGTCATTTGATCATCGTCTTCACCCGTATGACATTCAGGGAAGCATCGCTCACGCCGGAATGCTGGGCAAGGCCGGCCTTATCGGGGTGAATGAAGCCCAAACCATTATCACCGGCCTGAAAGCGGTGGCCGAGGACATCGAAAACGGCCGAGTTGTCTTTGATCCGGCATTTGAAGACATTCATATGCTCATAGAGCATTTGTTGACCGAGAAAATCGGCCCGGTCGGCAAGAAACTTCATACGGCCCGCAGCCGCAATGATCAGGTCGCCACCGATATTCGCCTTTGGTTGAAGGATGTGGGGGCAAACCTTTCAAGTCGCTTACGAAAACTTCAAAAGGCCTTTCTGGACTGCGCCATCGCCAACGAGCACCTGATTATGCCGGGCTTTACGCACCTTCAGCATGCCCAGCCGGTGGGCGTGGCCTTTTATCTGCTGGCCTTTCTGGAAAAATTCGATCGGGATATCTCCCGTATCGAAGATTGCCTGAAGCGGGCCGATGTCCTTCCGCTGGGCGCTTGCGCCCTGGCCGGCACGACGCTGAACATCGACCGGAACATGGTCGCAGCGGCGCTCAACTTTCAGCAGGTTTCCAGAAACAGCATGGACAGTGTGAGCGATCGGGATTTTCTCATTGAATACGCCCTTGACCTATCCCTCATCGCCACCCATATCAGCAATTTTTGTGAAGACATGATCATCTGGGCAAGCGCCGAATACGCGTTTATCACCATTGACGACGGCTATTGTACCGGTTCCTCGATCATGCCGCAAAAGAAGAATCCGGATGTGCATGAACTCTTGCGGGGAAAAACCGCTCGCGTGCATGCGGCGCTCTATGCGCTGTTGACCTTGATGAAGGGGCTGCCTCAGGCGTACAACCGGGATATGCAGGAGGACAAGGAGCGGATTTTCGACGCGCACGACACGGTGTTCGCCTCGGTCTCCATTCTGACCGAACTGATCGCCCACACGCATTTTAACCAGGGCCGCCTGCTCGACTCCACCCAAAAGGGATTTATGGAAGCCACCGCCCTGGCGGAACACCTGGTGGCAAAGGGGGTTTTTTTCAGAGACGCCCACCATGTCGCAGGCGAGCTTGTCCGGTTGGCGGAATCCGAAAAAAAGACGCTGGCGGCCCTGACGCTTGCCGACATGAGAAAGGTGAGCCCAGCGATTGACAGCGATGTTTTCGCCGTATTGTCCTGCGAGAAAATATTAGACCGGGTTTCCAGCGCGGGCGGCACCGGCTGGGCCGAAATAAAAACGAATTTGAATTATTGGGAAAAGCGGCTTGCGGCACCGGCCCGGAATTCCTGA